The proteins below are encoded in one region of Clostridium fermenticellae:
- a CDS encoding flavodoxin family protein: MRELYVICPSKSSIQLKNMINAFVKAFSSVKYINGTQSYVSFQRKKILFCVELNSICIDVPMFNFLEELRNKSKNAFENSVGALLLHTNSELGSKRSAQDIIFIANNLGCTFIGQPLVEITVNFKNFLTWQKTYSDLSLKDISIKLSQKLGERLLKYENTISSGGNKKLTVLYSSPHKISNTLDLWHLTSKHMKNIDIHEIQIENENILDCKGCHYKLCLHYGKQNSCFYGGFITENVLPSIQCSDIIVWLCPNYNDSIGANLSAVINRLTVLYHKISFYNKSIFGIVVSGNSGSDSVAKQLIGSLNINKGFKLPPYAIMTETANDPKTIFKIPGIEIKSESFAKNIIKSL; encoded by the coding sequence GTGAGGGAATTATATGTCATATGTCCCAGTAAATCATCAATCCAATTAAAAAATATGATAAATGCATTTGTAAAAGCATTTTCTTCTGTAAAATATATAAATGGTACTCAAAGTTATGTAAGCTTTCAACGCAAGAAAATATTATTTTGTGTTGAATTAAACAGTATATGTATTGACGTACCTATGTTTAACTTCTTAGAGGAGCTTAGAAATAAATCCAAAAATGCTTTTGAAAATTCTGTCGGTGCCCTACTTCTGCACACTAACTCGGAACTTGGAAGCAAACGATCTGCTCAAGATATTATCTTCATAGCAAATAATTTAGGATGTACGTTTATAGGTCAGCCATTAGTAGAGATTACTGTAAATTTTAAAAATTTTTTAACCTGGCAAAAAACATACTCTGATCTTTCTCTTAAAGACATATCAATTAAGTTAAGTCAAAAATTAGGAGAACGCTTATTAAAATATGAAAATACTATATCATCAGGCGGCAATAAGAAATTAACAGTTTTGTATTCATCACCTCATAAGATATCAAATACATTAGATCTATGGCATTTAACCTCAAAGCACATGAAAAATATAGACATACATGAAATACAAATTGAAAATGAAAATATACTTGACTGTAAGGGATGCCACTATAAACTTTGCTTACATTATGGAAAACAAAATAGTTGTTTTTATGGAGGATTTATAACTGAAAATGTACTTCCTTCGATACAATGTTCAGATATTATAGTATGGTTGTGTCCAAATTATAATGATTCAATAGGCGCAAATCTATCTGCTGTAATAAACAGACTTACTGTTTTATATCATAAAATAAGTTTTTATAATAAATCTATATTTGGAATAGTTGTTTCTGGAAATTCAGGCAGTGACTCTGTAGCTAAACAGCTTATAGGTTCATTAAATATAAACAAAGGCTTTAAACTACCTCCATATGCTATTATGACTGAAACAGCAAATGATCCTAAAACAATATTTAAAATTCCTGGTATCGAAATAAAATCAGAAAGTTTTGCTAAAAATATAATAAAGAGTTTATAA
- a CDS encoding lactate/malate family dehydrogenase: MNLNYYMSDGKVFVSHIPYPFKRISYDTFNLCSENIFSLNNINPLRSKGSFYVTSPNNLFLNEEGLSLITNLSSNPIHIPIKLLESIKQRKVISLNTAYKNWDKLLKNPIGVYGHKSFRKWNITVVGLGDVGGTLVTGLRLLGNSYIDRIMIYDKDKNKIKRWEYECNQIFDINNNNLVPVEPLDDENQIFDCDMFIFCVSLGVPSVKNKISDVRTMQFNGNSKIIYDYARKAKLADFSGIFAVMSDPVDLLCKVALDAGLKPDQIRGYGLGVMNARANYYSNKEKISNNYAFYGRAFGPHGKGLVIANDIENYNHNASKYLTLKAENANLEIRSIGFKPYIAPALSSGTFSIIDTIKGDWHYSSIFIGDAFMGCRNKLRRYGTEIEYYDNMPEKLLNRIKQTYDDLIDLKIDFKEGKT; the protein is encoded by the coding sequence ATGAATTTAAACTATTATATGTCGGATGGTAAAGTTTTTGTATCACATATCCCCTACCCTTTTAAAAGAATTTCTTATGATACTTTTAATTTATGCAGTGAAAATATATTTTCATTAAATAATATAAATCCTTTAAGGTCAAAAGGAAGTTTTTATGTGACTTCCCCAAATAACTTATTTCTGAATGAAGAAGGTTTAAGTTTAATAACAAATTTGTCTTCAAACCCAATTCACATTCCTATTAAGCTTTTAGAGAGTATAAAACAAAGAAAAGTAATATCTTTAAACACGGCTTATAAAAATTGGGATAAGTTATTAAAAAATCCGATAGGTGTGTACGGACATAAATCATTTAGAAAGTGGAATATAACAGTTGTTGGACTTGGAGATGTTGGTGGAACACTAGTTACTGGATTAAGACTACTTGGAAATTCATATATTGATAGAATAATGATATATGATAAAGATAAAAACAAAATAAAGAGATGGGAGTATGAATGTAACCAGATATTTGATATAAATAACAATAATTTGGTTCCTGTTGAGCCACTTGACGATGAAAATCAGATATTTGATTGTGATATGTTTATATTTTGTGTTTCACTAGGTGTACCTAGCGTTAAAAACAAAATATCAGATGTAAGAACAATGCAGTTTAATGGCAATTCAAAAATAATATATGATTATGCCCGAAAGGCAAAGTTGGCCGATTTTTCAGGTATATTTGCAGTAATGTCTGATCCTGTTGATCTATTGTGCAAGGTAGCCCTAGATGCAGGATTAAAGCCAGATCAGATAAGAGGATATGGGCTTGGTGTTATGAATGCACGTGCAAACTACTATTCTAATAAAGAAAAGATTTCAAATAATTATGCCTTTTATGGAAGGGCTTTTGGACCTCACGGCAAAGGACTTGTAATTGCAAATGATATTGAAAATTACAATCATAATGCATCAAAATATCTAACATTAAAAGCAGAAAATGCCAATTTAGAAATAAGATCTATAGGTTTTAAACCATATATAGCACCTGCACTATCATCCGGAACATTTTCAATTATAGATACTATAAAAGGCGATTGGCATTATAGTTCAATATTTATAGGAGATGCATTTATGGGTTGTCGCAACAAACTTAGAAGATATGGAACTGAAATTGAATATTACGACAATATGCCCGAAAAGTTATTAAATAGAATTAAGCAAACATATGATGACCTTATAGATTTAAAAATTGATTTCAAGGAGGGAAAAACGTGA
- a CDS encoding cytidyltransferase: MHRTYYDEVYNKLIRKITSIKWLQKHNIDKHVIDKTIRSEKFTDDLRKMCESLDFSAVSTINLCNNIIKAMTGDCLSQNWLKYIYEYTLNKNFPDAVTIELSSKLNNICELYLRIFRLICDAQKYSNDNSWKSTYPIVFLTQEEQNSLEHPEEYKKFIKIFSDNYVYEMMKLNEELTGFTTLDHVCGVHSLSLYIARQLKSIEIPVDLGRVSGAAAGHDLGKYGCRNSELKRVPHLHYYYTDQWFKRANINYIRNIAINHSTWDLELENLSLESLILIYSDFRVKNEFMNGKSHMKLYSLEDSFYIILGKLENVDIAKKNRYKKVYAKLKDFEDFLLDLGVDVKNPGDTIIIKKRCHDYTLLQGNQIVQNLKYLAINHNINLMYQLRDEYSLGSILELARSETDWKVFREYIRIFQEYSTYLTQKQKLQTLKFLYENLIHPEDDIRRHCAELMGKIIATFDEDYRKEIPLNVKLSKSAVASTDLLKEYLELMLNPGYKFIPVHKFNIGYSISIMVKSLFSLSKKSSISNYINILTEFYREQNYRGIEYDIFLIETAKYIPLDYIKEDDDTIFSYIFSKLQKRNSIVRLATLETILIFIDKLSPNHAFIFKIKEYFSSVNTKSKIPAENLLLYKIDNSLKLMNEMNTFANYCELNRNIITDIFLNNLKTATDWVKKRNQIDLLLYHALNNIQSMGLHTAIHFCNLLKVSAIESVRNRAGNAILEIMPYISLAERNEVAVELIRALELEGNRFTEYIPEYAGASLLWLQPKELNEIIDDCVLKVKTSNPNLKSLIIKTIGITISNYNIYRKRFRENENSYKKRLISMLGILLNGLGSYNSQVKQSSFSVIGKDIFDTNSMNLKEKILIFNIIAKKIITLITENENKEPLLLIKSASLNHIYRFISDFSFAYGDINIEIPNKVAFFPGTFDPFSLSHKEIAKHIRDLGFEVYLAIDEFSWSKKTLPSLLRKNIINMSISDELSIYLYPDIYPTNIANPDDLKILKENFPNSVIYICVGSDVLLNASGYKKTKVENSIYTFSHIIFERGKNKKLNSEINKIDGNVIILTLSSKYSEISSTQIRKLIDSNRDISTLVDPMAEEYIYNSGFYQRESQDKALIKPISLKTQLIKDLDKTVLDFIQDFLQNNNNDSINKIINIFKKSPSRILLLKDIITDKTLGFSVFHVINSTTLYDEFNNYMVSKYIRKNSTGRIILLDGIYMKYNHKNNKELEQILLTETISICVSNDYEYAIYKDSISPKLHSDSIYELLELYGFTKIKYAEDNDPVYAVNISNPCIINLDIQDVIKEPFRHNAKIKQVIHQSRRKLMEAINKLYPGELLISFNVDFVYQAMIDKICKGNNVPTERLIPTQLGKSMCVPYGDMLRRYIIPNTVTKALHTEKLFFPGIDKFIIGEFPHYLDLKAQVRMIKSFNRPVILVDDLLHKGYRMKALDPIFKNENINIEKIIVGVLSGRGKDLMDMQKREVDGVYFIPRLKLWFNENAFYPFIGGDSIWRGSYPDRNLLPSINMILPYTYPAFIKNIPKYLLYNFSKVCLENSIQILKVIENEYHLIHEKNLTLSCLGQVFTVPRCPDHGQNMKYNLNLAASTYLENDLELLIRMKHAFE; this comes from the coding sequence ATGCATAGAACATATTATGATGAAGTATATAACAAACTAATAAGAAAGATTACGAGCATCAAATGGCTGCAAAAACATAATATAGATAAACATGTTATAGATAAAACTATAAGAAGTGAAAAATTTACAGATGATTTAAGAAAAATGTGTGAATCACTTGACTTTTCAGCTGTTTCTACAATAAATCTATGTAATAACATAATCAAAGCAATGACTGGAGACTGTCTATCACAGAATTGGCTTAAATATATATATGAGTATACACTAAATAAAAACTTTCCGGATGCAGTAACTATAGAATTATCATCCAAATTGAATAACATATGTGAATTATATCTAAGAATTTTTAGGTTGATATGTGATGCACAAAAATATTCAAATGATAATAGTTGGAAAAGTACCTACCCTATTGTTTTCCTAACACAAGAAGAACAAAATTCGCTTGAACATCCTGAGGAATATAAAAAATTTATAAAGATATTTTCTGATAATTACGTGTACGAAATGATGAAGTTAAATGAAGAACTTACAGGATTTACAACCCTTGATCATGTGTGTGGAGTACATAGTTTATCACTTTATATAGCAAGACAGCTTAAATCAATAGAAATTCCTGTAGATCTTGGGAGAGTATCCGGAGCTGCTGCCGGACATGATTTAGGAAAATATGGATGCAGAAACTCAGAGTTAAAGAGAGTTCCTCATTTGCACTATTATTATACTGATCAATGGTTTAAAAGAGCCAATATAAATTATATAAGAAATATAGCTATAAATCACTCTACCTGGGATTTAGAGCTTGAAAACTTATCGCTTGAATCACTAATACTTATATATTCTGATTTTAGAGTCAAAAATGAATTTATGAATGGCAAATCTCATATGAAACTATATTCATTAGAAGACTCTTTCTATATTATATTAGGTAAATTGGAAAATGTAGATATAGCTAAGAAAAACAGGTATAAAAAGGTTTATGCAAAATTAAAGGATTTTGAAGATTTTCTATTAGATTTAGGTGTAGATGTTAAAAATCCAGGTGATACTATTATTATTAAAAAAAGATGTCATGATTATACATTACTTCAAGGCAATCAAATAGTACAGAATTTAAAATACCTGGCTATAAATCATAATATAAATCTAATGTATCAACTTCGTGATGAATATTCATTAGGTTCTATATTAGAGCTTGCAAGAAGTGAGACAGATTGGAAAGTATTTAGGGAATACATAAGAATATTTCAAGAATACTCCACCTATTTAACTCAAAAACAAAAACTCCAAACATTAAAATTCTTATACGAAAATTTAATTCATCCAGAAGATGATATAAGAAGGCATTGTGCTGAATTAATGGGAAAAATCATTGCAACCTTTGATGAAGATTATAGAAAAGAAATACCTTTAAACGTTAAATTAAGCAAATCTGCTGTAGCAAGTACCGATTTGTTAAAAGAATACTTAGAACTTATGCTTAATCCAGGATATAAATTTATACCTGTGCATAAATTTAATATTGGATACAGTATAAGCATAATGGTAAAATCTTTATTTAGTTTAAGTAAAAAAAGTTCTATAAGCAATTATATAAATATATTAACAGAATTTTATAGAGAGCAAAATTACAGAGGCATCGAATATGATATATTTTTAATTGAAACTGCAAAATATATACCTTTAGACTATATTAAAGAAGATGATGATACTATTTTTTCTTATATTTTTTCGAAGCTCCAGAAAAGAAATTCTATTGTAAGACTTGCAACTTTAGAAACAATACTTATTTTTATAGATAAACTTTCACCTAACCATGCATTTATTTTCAAAATTAAAGAATACTTTTCGAGCGTAAATACAAAAAGTAAAATACCCGCAGAAAATTTATTATTATATAAAATAGATAATAGTTTGAAATTAATGAATGAAATGAATACATTCGCAAATTACTGTGAATTAAATAGAAATATAATTACGGATATATTTTTAAATAATTTAAAAACTGCTACAGATTGGGTTAAAAAAAGAAATCAGATAGATTTACTTCTGTATCATGCACTCAATAATATTCAATCTATGGGGCTTCACACCGCCATACATTTTTGCAATTTGCTAAAGGTCAGCGCAATAGAGAGTGTAAGAAATAGGGCAGGAAATGCTATATTAGAAATAATGCCATATATTTCATTAGCAGAAAGAAATGAAGTTGCGGTAGAACTTATAAGAGCTTTGGAACTAGAAGGAAATAGGTTTACTGAATATATACCAGAATATGCCGGCGCATCACTTTTATGGCTTCAACCTAAAGAGTTAAATGAAATCATAGATGACTGTGTATTAAAGGTAAAAACCTCAAATCCAAATTTAAAATCATTAATAATAAAAACTATAGGAATTACCATATCGAATTACAATATATATAGAAAAAGATTTAGGGAAAATGAAAATTCCTACAAAAAAAGGCTTATTAGTATGCTAGGTATTCTTCTAAATGGGCTTGGAAGTTATAATTCTCAAGTCAAACAATCATCATTTAGTGTTATAGGAAAAGATATTTTTGACACAAATTCCATGAATTTAAAGGAGAAAATTTTAATATTCAATATAATAGCAAAAAAAATAATAACATTAATTACTGAAAATGAAAATAAGGAACCGTTGCTTTTAATAAAATCTGCAAGTTTAAATCATATTTATAGGTTTATATCAGATTTTTCTTTTGCATATGGTGATATAAATATTGAAATACCAAATAAAGTGGCATTTTTTCCTGGAACATTTGATCCATTCTCATTAAGTCATAAAGAAATTGCAAAGCATATACGTGACCTTGGTTTTGAGGTTTATTTAGCAATCGATGAATTTTCATGGTCAAAAAAGACATTGCCAAGTCTTTTGAGAAAAAATATCATAAACATGTCTATTTCAGACGAACTTAGTATATATTTATACCCTGATATTTATCCTACTAATATTGCTAATCCAGACGATTTAAAAATCTTAAAAGAAAACTTTCCTAACTCAGTTATTTATATATGTGTAGGAAGTGATGTTTTATTAAATGCATCGGGTTATAAAAAAACTAAAGTTGAAAATTCTATATATACATTTTCTCATATAATATTTGAGAGAGGCAAAAATAAGAAATTAAACTCAGAAATAAACAAAATTGATGGAAACGTAATAATTTTAACACTTTCATCAAAATATTCAGAAATAAGTTCTACACAAATTAGAAAATTGATTGATTCCAATAGAGATATATCCACTTTAGTAGATCCTATGGCTGAGGAATATATCTATAATAGTGGATTTTATCAAAGAGAATCTCAAGATAAAGCTTTAATAAAACCAATATCGTTAAAAACACAGCTTATTAAAGATTTAGATAAAACTGTTTTAGATTTTATACAAGATTTCTTACAGAACAATAATAATGATTCAATTAACAAAATCATAAATATATTTAAAAAATCACCTTCAAGAATTTTACTGCTTAAAGATATAATTACAGATAAGACATTGGGCTTTTCAGTTTTTCACGTAATAAATTCAACAACACTATATGATGAATTTAATAATTATATGGTTTCAAAATATATACGTAAAAATAGTACTGGAAGGATAATATTATTAGATGGTATTTATATGAAGTATAATCATAAAAATAATAAGGAACTTGAACAAATACTTTTGACAGAAACAATATCAATATGTGTCTCTAATGATTATGAATACGCAATATACAAGGATTCTATCTCCCCCAAATTGCATTCTGATAGTATTTATGAATTACTTGAACTTTATGGTTTCACGAAAATAAAATATGCAGAAGATAATGATCCAGTATACGCTGTAAATATAAGTAACCCCTGTATAATAAATTTGGATATACAAGATGTAATAAAAGAGCCTTTTAGACATAATGCAAAAATCAAACAAGTAATACATCAATCAAGAAGAAAGCTGATGGAAGCTATAAATAAACTATATCCTGGTGAATTACTAATTTCATTTAATGTCGATTTTGTATATCAAGCTATGATAGATAAAATCTGTAAGGGAAATAATGTTCCAACCGAAAGATTGATACCAACTCAGTTAGGGAAGTCTATGTGTGTACCATATGGTGATATGTTAAGACGATATATAATACCAAACACAGTTACAAAGGCACTACATACAGAAAAGTTGTTTTTTCCAGGTATAGATAAATTTATTATAGGAGAATTCCCACATTATTTAGATCTAAAAGCTCAAGTCAGAATGATAAAATCGTTTAATAGACCAGTAATATTGGTCGATGATCTACTTCATAAAGGATATAGAATGAAAGCATTAGACCCAATCTTCAAAAATGAAAATATAAATATTGAAAAAATCATAGTGGGTGTTCTATCAGGAAGAGGAAAAGATCTGATGGATATGCAAAAAAGAGAAGTGGATGGTGTATATTTTATACCAAGGTTAAAATTATGGTTTAATGAGAATGCATTCTACCCATTTATAGGTGGAGATTCAATATGGAGAGGAAGTTATCCTGATAGGAATTTACTTCCATCAATAAACATGATTCTTCCATATACGTATCCTGCTTTTATAAAAAATATTCCCAAATACCTGCTTTATAATTTTTCTAAAGTATGCCTGGAAAATAGTATTCAAATTTTAAAGGTAATAGAAAATGAATATCACTTAATACACGAGAAGAACTTAACACTTTCGTGTCTAGGTCAAGTTTTTACTGTACCAAGATGTCCGGATCACGGACAAAATATGAAGTATAACTTAAATTTAGCTGCATCTACCTATTTGGAAAATGATCTTGAGCTTCTTATTAGAATGAAACACGCATTTGAATAA
- a CDS encoding acyl-CoA thioesterase, translated as MYIDKTNLVVRYAETDKMGIVHHSNYYIWFEMARSEFIKKIGISYSKFEENNIMMPLVETHCKYYEGAKYDDNIRIETNIDQLTPVKVIFTYNVFREKNNKLLAKGKTVQTFINEDFKIINLKKTHNDLWNKLQVLI; from the coding sequence TTGTATATTGATAAAACAAATTTAGTAGTACGATACGCTGAAACTGATAAAATGGGAATAGTTCATCATTCAAATTATTATATCTGGTTTGAAATGGCGCGAAGTGAATTTATTAAAAAAATAGGTATTAGTTACTCAAAATTTGAAGAAAATAATATAATGATGCCACTTGTAGAAACACATTGTAAATATTATGAGGGTGCAAAATATGATGATAATATAAGAATTGAAACAAATATAGATCAATTAACACCGGTAAAAGTTATATTTACATATAATGTATTCAGAGAAAAGAATAATAAGCTTCTTGCTAAAGGTAAGACTGTTCAGACTTTTATAAATGAAGATTTTAAGATAATAAATTTGAAAAAAACTCATAATGACTTATGGAACAAGTTACAGGTGCTTATATAG
- a CDS encoding methyl-accepting chemotaxis protein, whose product MNDEIIENSLQNAFNELMPYMQNFFEDEIAFTMSTTDHFIKVVNSKNINMNAAAGDELRPGGAAYECIKARKVVSLVVPEEIFGVRIKAIGIPVKDEHEKIIGSIVLVKSLERIDEIETLTQTLLDSVNGISKVSNTLTTAIQQTVNGNSKIMTEVNGAQENAKNSDEVINFVKGVASQTNLLGLNAAIEASRAGEHGKGFSVVANEIRKLSSSSSKSINEINNILVKINNSINTIATSISSSTNTFENQLKQLKDMDSSIQNLNSMVVKLEKLSE is encoded by the coding sequence ATGAATGATGAAATAATAGAAAACAGCCTTCAAAATGCTTTTAACGAACTTATGCCTTATATGCAAAACTTTTTTGAAGATGAAATTGCTTTTACGATGTCAACTACAGATCACTTTATAAAGGTTGTAAACAGCAAAAATATAAATATGAATGCTGCAGCCGGTGATGAATTAAGGCCAGGCGGAGCTGCATATGAATGTATTAAAGCAAGAAAAGTTGTTTCTTTAGTAGTTCCAGAAGAAATATTTGGAGTTAGAATTAAGGCAATTGGAATTCCTGTCAAGGATGAGCATGAAAAAATAATTGGAAGTATAGTTTTAGTAAAATCTTTAGAGAGAATAGATGAAATAGAAACACTGACTCAAACATTACTTGATTCAGTTAACGGTATCTCCAAGGTTTCAAACACACTAACCACTGCAATACAACAAACAGTGAATGGAAATAGCAAAATAATGACAGAAGTCAATGGAGCACAAGAAAATGCAAAGAACTCAGATGAAGTAATTAATTTTGTTAAAGGAGTAGCTTCCCAGACAAATCTTTTAGGGCTCAATGCAGCAATAGAAGCATCCAGAGCTGGTGAACACGGAAAAGGGTTTTCAGTGGTAGCTAACGAAATTAGAAAATTATCAAGTTCAAGTAGTAAATCAATTAATGAAATTAATAATATTCTGGTTAAAATAAATAATTCTATAAATACTATAGCTACCAGCATATCTAGTTCAACTAATACATTTGAAAATCAGCTTAAACAACTAAAAGATATGGATTCATCAATACAGAATTTAAATTCTATGGTCGTTAAACTAGAAAAATTATCGGAATAA
- a CDS encoding UPF0236 family transposase-like protein gives MYNLNDTLSLNDNEITFNSLEKKIYKYACDTACEILREVLSHLDRRLMDERDAEIYRNKGLRHTCIKTIMGDVEFDRRIYEYKTDQGKKAYKFLLDEYLKMDTIGHISSTLVEKIVDNVTNVSYRNTSNNIKELANQEISHTAVWNVVQKLGSKIEEKEERKILLNKMGKLKGSREVKALFQEMDGIWLSIQGKDKPKGRKSKKKELKLGVTYEGWKKRGGRKDGYVVHNKTACASFGTSKKFKELSDAAIAEVYNTDEIEVRILNGDGAPWIKQSMGGEGVYFQLDPFHKSQAVLRNMEDKKEAYKLMKMLHDGKIDKSFEYLTGLMVKYTNNEKSLRN, from the coding sequence ATGTACAATTTAAACGATACTTTAAGTTTAAATGATAATGAAATAACTTTCAATAGTTTAGAGAAAAAAATATATAAATATGCGTGTGATACAGCATGTGAAATTCTAAGAGAGGTGCTTTCGCACCTGGACCGGAGGTTAATGGATGAAAGAGATGCCGAAATATATAGAAATAAAGGATTAAGGCATACGTGTATAAAAACTATTATGGGAGATGTAGAATTTGACAGACGTATATATGAATACAAAACTGATCAAGGGAAAAAGGCATATAAATTCTTACTGGATGAATACTTAAAAATGGATACAATAGGCCATATTTCAAGCACTTTAGTAGAAAAAATAGTAGACAATGTAACCAATGTGTCTTATAGGAACACTTCAAATAATATTAAAGAACTGGCAAACCAGGAAATCAGCCATACGGCAGTATGGAATGTAGTACAAAAATTAGGTTCTAAAATAGAAGAAAAGGAAGAGAGGAAGATACTGCTGAATAAAATGGGAAAATTAAAGGGCTCAAGGGAAGTTAAGGCCTTATTTCAGGAGATGGACGGCATCTGGTTAAGCATTCAGGGGAAAGATAAACCTAAAGGAAGGAAGTCTAAAAAGAAAGAACTTAAGCTGGGAGTAACTTATGAGGGCTGGAAAAAGAGAGGTGGCAGAAAAGACGGCTATGTAGTTCATAATAAAACAGCATGCGCCAGCTTTGGAACAAGTAAAAAATTCAAGGAACTTAGTGATGCCGCCATTGCAGAAGTATATAACACAGATGAAATAGAAGTAAGAATTTTGAATGGGGATGGTGCCCCATGGATAAAACAGAGCATGGGTGGAGAAGGCGTATATTTTCAGTTAGATCCATTCCATAAAAGTCAGGCAGTACTGAGAAATATGGAGGATAAAAAGGAAGCATATAAACTCATGAAAATGCTGCATGACGGAAAAATAGATAAGAGTTTTGAATACTTAACAGGTCTTATGGTTAAGTATACTAATAACGAAAAAAGTTTAAGAAATTAG
- a CDS encoding acyl-CoA dehydratase activase translates to MYHMGVDVGSVSTDIVITDENMNIIDSLYLKTKGRPINAIQQGFKILKNKYKNSQIKSVGTTGSGRQIASFVIGADITKNEITSHAIAALDIDKDVRTIIEIGGQDSKIILLNNGVVVDFAMNTVCAAGTGSFLDRQAERLCIPIDEFGEYALKSKETVRIAGRCAVFAESDMIHKQQLGYSENDIIKGLCDALVRNYLNNLARGKVMKSKIFFQGGVAANVGMKASFEEALKQEIIVPKHFKVMGALGAAILSKEYIDRTQKKTNFKGFDIADTNINSKNFECGGCSNRCEVVKILSRENIIGFLGDRCGKWANKKVI, encoded by the coding sequence ATGTATCACATGGGAGTTGATGTTGGTTCTGTTAGTACTGATATAGTAATCACAGATGAAAATATGAATATAATTGATTCACTATATTTAAAAACAAAAGGAAGACCTATAAATGCAATACAGCAAGGTTTTAAAATATTAAAGAATAAATATAAAAACAGTCAAATAAAGTCTGTTGGTACGACAGGTAGTGGAAGACAAATAGCTTCATTTGTAATAGGAGCAGATATAACAAAGAATGAAATAACTTCACATGCTATAGCTGCCTTAGATATTGATAAAGATGTTAGGACAATAATTGAAATTGGAGGACAGGATTCTAAAATAATTTTGCTTAATAACGGAGTAGTTGTTGATTTTGCAATGAATACTGTATGCGCTGCTGGAACAGGATCTTTTTTAGATAGGCAGGCAGAGAGATTATGCATACCTATAGATGAATTTGGGGAATACGCATTAAAATCAAAAGAAACAGTCAGAATAGCCGGAAGATGTGCTGTTTTTGCAGAATCTGATATGATACATAAACAGCAACTTGGATATAGTGAAAATGATATAATAAAAGGTCTCTGTGATGCACTTGTTAGGAATTATTTAAATAATCTTGCTCGGGGAAAAGTCATGAAATCAAAAATATTTTTTCAAGGCGGAGTTGCAGCTAATGTGGGTATGAAAGCATCTTTTGAGGAAGCACTTAAGCAGGAAATTATAGTTCCGAAACATTTCAAAGTTATGGGTGCCTTAGGTGCAGCAATATTATCCAAAGAATATATAGATAGAACACAGAAAAAGACTAATTTCAAAGGATTTGATATTGCAGATACGAATATAAATTCTAAAAACTTTGAATGTGGTGGATGCTCTAATAGGTGTGAAGTGGTAAAAATTTTATCAAGAGAAAATATTATCGGTTTTTTAGGAGACAGATGTGGTAAATGGGCTAATAAAAAAGTTATATAG